One genomic region from Ochotona princeps isolate mOchPri1 chromosome 5, mOchPri1.hap1, whole genome shotgun sequence encodes:
- the ZC3H15 gene encoding zinc finger CCCH domain-containing protein 15 yields MPPKKQAQAGGSKKAEQKKKEKIIEDKTFGLKNKKGAKQQKFIKAVTHQVKFGQQNPRQVAQSEAEKKLKKDDKKKELQELNELFKPVVAAQKISKGADPKSVVCAFFKQGQCTKGDKCKFSHDLTLERKCEKRSVYIDARDEELEKDTMDNWDEKKLEEVVNKKHGEAEKKKPKTQIVCKHFLEAIENNKYGWFWVCPGGGDNCMYRHALPPGFVLKKDKKKEEKEDEISLEDLIERERSALGPNVTKITLESFLAWKKRKRQEKIDKLEQDMERRKADFKAGKALVISGREVFEFRPELVNDDDEEADDTRYTQGTGGDEVDDSVNVNDIDLSLYVPRDVDETGITVASLERFSTYALDKDENKLSEASGGRAENGERSDLEEDNEGEAQENGAIDAVPVDENLFTGEDLDELEEELNTLDLEE; encoded by the exons GACAAAACTTTTGGTCTAAAGAATAAGAAAGGAGCAAAGCAACAAAAGTTTATCAAAGCTGTGACTCATCAGGTTAAATTTGGTCAACAAAATCCACGACAg GTAGCACAAAGTGAAGCTGAGAAGAAATTGAAGAAAGATGACAAGAAGAAAGAATTGCAGGAATTAAATGAGCTCTTCAAGCCTGTAGTTGCTGCTCAAAAAATTAGTAAAG GTGCGGATCCCAAGTCCGTGGTATGTGCATTCTTCAAGCAAGGACAGTGTACTAAAGGAGATAAGTGTAAGTTCTCTCATGACTTGACTCTGGAGAGAAAATGTGAAAAGCGAAGTGTTTACATTGATGCAAGAGATGAAGAACTTGAAAAAG ATACTATGGACAATTGGGATGAGAAAAAACTGGAAGAAGTAGTGAACAAGAAGCACGGTGAGGcggaaaagaaaaagccaaaaacTCAAATA GTGTGCAAACATTTCCTTGAAGCCATTGAAAACAACAAGTATGGCTGGTTTTGGGTTTGCCCTGGAGGAGGTGATAATTGCATGTATCGGCATGCACTTCCTCCTGGATTTGTgttgaaaaaagacaaaaagaaagaagagaaagaagatgaaATTTCGTTAGAAGATCTAATTGAAAGAGAG CGTTCTGCCCTAGGCCCAAATGTTACCAAAATCACTCTAGAATCTTTTCTTgcatggaaaaaaaggaaaagacaagaaaagattGATAAACTCGAACAAGAtatggaaagaagaaaagcagatttCAAAGCAGGCAAAGCACTAGTG ATCAGTGGTCGTGAGGTGTTTGAATTTCGTCCTGAGTTGGTCAATGATGATGATGAGGAAGCAGATGATACCCGTTACACCCAGGGAACAGGTGGAGATGAG gtTGACGATTCAGTGAATGTAAATGACATAGATTTAAGTCTGTATGTCCCAAGAGATGTAGATGAGACAGGTATTACTGTAGCCAGTCTTGAAAGATTCAGCACATATGCTTTGGATAAAGATG aaaacaaattaaGCGAAGCTTCTGGAGGCAGGGCTGAAAATGGTGAAAGAAGTGATCTGGAAGAAGACAATGAAGGGGAAGCTCAGGAAAATGGAGCTATTGATGCCGTTCCTGTTGATGAAAATCTTTTTACTGGGGAAGATTTGGATGAACTAGAAGAAGAATTAAACACACTTGATTTAGAAGAATGA